The following proteins are co-located in the Echinicola sp. 20G genome:
- a CDS encoding DUF4268 domain-containing protein: MNIGKLEKVDPRQLWLGEASDFTPWLARESNIEYLSEVIGLELEIISEEKSVGPFRADILCKSLVDDSYVLIENQLEKTDHTHLGQLITYAAGLDAVKIIWISIKFTEEHRAALDWLNRHTDEKLQFFGIELEVYRIGESSPAPLFQMISKPNDWSKAVTRAQKTAELTDTKLLNLEFWTAMRAHFEQSGSKLKCQKPQPQHWTNFAIGRSDFNLAAVASFRDNFVRVEFNLLGPKAKDRFDLLKSTYEDNSREFIGQNIEWQRLDEKIVSIVSLTTHIQISDKENWQNPFDWLLLTLVKFDTFFRTKIKQLP, from the coding sequence ATGAATATCGGTAAACTTGAAAAGGTAGATCCCCGACAGCTTTGGTTGGGAGAGGCTTCTGACTTTACACCTTGGCTGGCAAGAGAAAGTAATATCGAATACCTAAGTGAGGTAATTGGTTTGGAGCTGGAAATAATCAGTGAAGAAAAAAGTGTAGGCCCCTTCCGAGCGGACATTCTTTGTAAAAGCTTAGTGGACGACTCCTATGTCCTAATCGAAAATCAACTGGAAAAGACTGACCATACCCATCTGGGCCAGTTAATTACCTATGCTGCTGGACTGGATGCTGTCAAAATTATTTGGATCTCCATTAAATTTACGGAAGAGCATAGGGCTGCATTGGATTGGCTCAACAGGCATACGGACGAAAAACTACAGTTTTTTGGAATAGAATTAGAGGTTTACCGTATCGGAGAGTCCTCCCCAGCCCCATTATTTCAGATGATATCTAAGCCAAACGATTGGTCAAAAGCCGTCACTAGGGCACAAAAAACAGCAGAATTAACCGATACAAAGCTATTAAATTTAGAGTTTTGGACTGCCATGAGGGCTCATTTTGAGCAGTCCGGTTCGAAACTTAAATGTCAAAAACCTCAGCCACAGCATTGGACTAACTTTGCAATAGGCAGGAGTGATTTTAATTTGGCAGCTGTTGCTAGTTTTAGAGATAATTTTGTGAGAGTAGAATTTAACCTACTGGGGCCCAAAGCAAAAGATAGATTTGATCTTTTGAAATCTACATATGAGGACAATTCAAGAGAATTTATAGGACAAAATATAGAGTGGCAAAGACTGGATGAAAAAATTGTTTCTATTGTTTCTCTGACCACTCACATACAGATTTCCGATAAAGAAAACTGGCAAAATCCATTTGATTGGCTCTTATTAACTTTAGTGAAGTTTGACACCTTCTTTAGGACAAAAATTAAACAATTACCCTAA
- a CDS encoding class I SAM-dependent DNA methyltransferase — MTESGLISKVWNFANVLRDDGVGYGDYLEQITYLLFLKMADEMSKPPYSKEINFPKVKDTEGKEIEDGQYCNWETLSKKRGAELEAFYTQMLRSLGTENGILGQIFTKSQNKIQDPAKLLKVIDMIGKEQWTMVGADVKGNIYEGLLEKNAADTKSGAGQYFTPRDLIKTMVTCLNPQPMKSIHDPSCGTGGFFLAAYDHIVSHNNLNREQKTFLKNRTFSGNEIVAGTRRLCLMNMFLHNIGEIDGETFISPNDALIADEGIRVDYVLANPPFGKKSSMTITNEEGEQEKQDLSYNRQDFWATTSNKQLNFLQHIRSLLKITGEAAVVLPDNVLFEGGAGETVRKELLKTTELHTILRLPTGIFYAHGVKANVLFFDNKPASREAWTKDVWIYDYRTNVHHTLKKNPMKYEDLSEFMELYNPSNRESRKETWSQSNPEGRWKKFNYEEIISRDKTNLDIFWLKDKSLADLDNLPDPDELAEEIIEDLEAGLESFREIIGVLHK, encoded by the coding sequence ATGACAGAATCAGGATTAATATCAAAGGTTTGGAATTTTGCCAACGTCTTACGTGATGATGGAGTAGGATATGGAGATTATTTGGAGCAGATCACCTATTTGCTTTTTTTGAAGATGGCAGACGAGATGTCCAAACCTCCTTATTCTAAAGAAATCAACTTCCCAAAAGTAAAGGACACCGAAGGTAAGGAAATCGAAGATGGACAATATTGCAACTGGGAAACCCTCAGCAAAAAACGTGGAGCAGAACTGGAAGCTTTCTATACCCAAATGCTACGTTCACTAGGAACGGAAAATGGCATCTTAGGACAGATCTTTACCAAATCCCAGAATAAAATCCAAGACCCTGCTAAATTGCTTAAAGTAATCGATATGATTGGCAAGGAGCAATGGACCATGGTAGGAGCAGATGTAAAGGGTAATATTTACGAAGGGCTATTGGAAAAAAATGCTGCCGATACCAAAAGTGGCGCAGGGCAATACTTTACCCCTAGAGACCTGATCAAGACGATGGTCACTTGTTTGAACCCCCAACCAATGAAATCCATTCATGACCCTTCATGTGGTACAGGTGGTTTTTTCTTGGCAGCCTATGATCATATTGTATCCCATAATAATCTGAACAGAGAACAAAAGACTTTTCTTAAAAACCGTACCTTCTCTGGCAACGAAATCGTGGCGGGTACGAGGAGATTATGTCTCATGAACATGTTCCTCCACAATATCGGAGAAATCGACGGAGAGACCTTTATTTCGCCTAATGACGCTTTGATAGCAGACGAGGGTATTCGTGTGGATTACGTGCTTGCAAACCCGCCTTTCGGTAAGAAAAGCAGTATGACCATCACCAATGAGGAAGGTGAACAGGAAAAGCAAGACCTTAGTTATAACCGCCAGGACTTCTGGGCCACTACTTCAAACAAGCAGTTGAACTTCCTACAGCATATCCGAAGCTTGCTGAAGATTACCGGGGAAGCAGCAGTTGTTTTACCGGATAATGTACTCTTTGAAGGTGGAGCTGGTGAAACCGTTCGAAAAGAATTACTCAAGACCACTGAACTGCATACTATACTTCGTCTGCCCACAGGGATTTTCTATGCCCACGGGGTAAAGGCCAATGTACTGTTCTTTGACAATAAGCCGGCATCAAGGGAAGCTTGGACCAAAGACGTGTGGATCTACGACTACCGTACGAACGTACACCATACTCTGAAAAAGAACCCGATGAAATACGAGGACCTTTCAGAGTTTATGGAACTGTACAATCCCTCCAACAGGGAATCCAGAAAAGAAACCTGGTCCCAATCCAATCCAGAAGGAAGATGGAAAAAATTTAACTACGAAGAGATCATATCCCGGGACAAAACAAACCTGGACATATTTTGGCTAAAAGATAAAAGCCTGGCTGATTTAGATAACTTGCCGGATCCCGATGAATTGGCAGAAGAGATCATTGAGGACCTTGAGGCTGGGCTGGAAAGTTTTAGGGAGATTATTGGGGTGTTACATAAATAA
- a CDS encoding DUF2971 domain-containing protein, with the protein MKVFHYTSGQGLFGIANSNELHCSNIKFMNDSSEELYAEQVLHEFLSDSERGQKLYEKFYNQTYHDVILYPGDKFVTSFCKESDSLSMWNYYASGNGYNLEFDLQEIINFNKKYGISIKLVEMVYNKNDQSDLFNSLLEKSEKKASEYDNLEELKNSAKDANRYREIAHAQDAISESFNNELSEILLSFKHPAYEREQEVRLIVSVLPWFLDDLNNTNFKVSTSGVFVEYLTLKLDISNMLKSVTVHPLNGEFHKSGANKFLLTKREGKPVDVKVSCIPFREV; encoded by the coding sequence ATGAAAGTTTTTCACTACACATCTGGACAAGGCCTATTCGGGATAGCCAATTCAAATGAACTTCACTGTTCCAACATAAAATTCATGAATGATTCCTCTGAAGAATTATATGCAGAGCAAGTATTACATGAATTCTTAAGTGATTCAGAAAGAGGACAAAAACTATATGAAAAATTTTACAATCAGACCTATCATGATGTGATTTTATATCCTGGGGACAAATTTGTTACATCTTTTTGTAAGGAAAGCGATTCACTTTCAATGTGGAATTATTATGCTAGTGGCAATGGATATAATCTTGAGTTCGACCTCCAAGAAATAATAAATTTTAATAAGAAATATGGAATCAGTATTAAGTTAGTCGAAATGGTTTATAATAAAAATGACCAATCGGATCTATTTAATAGTTTGCTAGAAAAGTCTGAGAAAAAAGCTAGTGAGTATGATAACTTAGAAGAGTTAAAAAATAGTGCCAAAGATGCTAACAGGTACCGTGAAATTGCACACGCCCAGGATGCTATTTCTGAATCATTTAACAATGAACTTTCAGAAATACTTTTATCCTTTAAACATCCAGCCTACGAAAGAGAACAGGAAGTAAGGTTAATAGTTTCAGTATTACCTTGGTTTTTGGATGACTTAAATAATACCAATTTCAAAGTATCAACCAGTGGTGTATTTGTTGAATACTTGACATTAAAGCTTGATATATCTAACATGCTTAAATCTGTTACTGTACACCCTTTAAACGGTGAATTCCACAAATCTGGAGCAAATAAATTTCTATTAACAAAAAGAGAAGGAAAACCAGTAGATGTAAAAGTATCATGTATCCCATTTAGAGAAGTTTAA
- a CDS encoding HEPN domain-containing protein: MMEKEENIDIEEITIVIFANSKAKLNLLDFSQLNLRFVSLNSTDLKVFLSKTQHDKDHFEDRNQKIFDEYKEKNLDIELFALLPIDLSRKVDESSKHLIYELLLVMYPSHLRYYAELYFQLIDKNYLWWAGSTEWPITPSQDLKPLYFHDSQKEHINDFINIYIRRKEKLKYLETIISSYLHSFTEYQYSHFSFISLCISLEATTDGRNELTYRIRRNCAIICGNSIDSSKNIFNAVDKIYKLRSSIVHGSKYDHEKVEKFMPYLRKLVSRLIIELISINLKDKHILNGQITQIGFGNKENLSDSYEFYEPDIHALPAINNPLE; this comes from the coding sequence ATGATGGAAAAAGAAGAAAATATCGATATCGAAGAAATAACAATTGTCATTTTTGCGAACAGCAAGGCAAAACTAAATCTTCTAGACTTTTCTCAACTGAATTTAAGATTTGTAAGTTTAAACTCAACTGATCTAAAAGTATTTCTCTCTAAAACACAGCACGATAAAGATCATTTTGAAGATAGAAACCAAAAGATTTTTGATGAGTACAAAGAGAAAAATTTGGATATAGAACTTTTCGCCTTACTACCTATTGATTTAAGTAGAAAAGTAGATGAATCAAGTAAACATTTAATTTACGAGCTACTTTTAGTTATGTACCCTTCTCACCTTAGGTATTATGCAGAATTATATTTCCAATTAATTGACAAGAATTATCTTTGGTGGGCTGGTTCCACTGAATGGCCCATAACTCCCTCTCAGGATTTGAAACCACTTTATTTCCATGATAGCCAAAAAGAACATATTAATGACTTCATTAATATTTACATAAGGCGGAAGGAAAAATTAAAGTACCTTGAAACAATTATTTCAAGTTATTTACACAGCTTTACAGAATACCAATACAGTCATTTTTCTTTTATTAGTTTGTGTATCTCACTTGAAGCGACAACCGATGGAAGAAATGAACTAACCTATAGAATTAGAAGAAATTGTGCAATAATATGTGGAAACAGTATTGATTCCTCAAAAAACATATTTAATGCTGTTGATAAAATATATAAACTAAGATCTTCTATAGTTCATGGCTCTAAATATGATCATGAAAAAGTAGAAAAATTCATGCCTTATTTGAGGAAACTAGTATCGAGATTAATAATAGAGTTAATCTCAATAAATCTAAAGGACAAGCATATTTTGAATGGACAAATCACGCAAATTGGATTTGGAAACAAAGAAAATTTGTCAGACTCCTACGAATTTTATGAGCCAGACATTCATGCTTTACCAGCTATTAATAACCCACTTGAATAA
- the era gene encoding GTPase Era, translating into MTEKTHKAGFVNIIGKPNVGKSTLMNALVGERLSIISSKAQTTRHRILGLMNDENYQIVFSDTPGMLKPKYELHKSMMSFVNLSLEDADVIVFVTDLFETEDEIQEVIEKMNASGVPILLVINKIDLSKDNKLEETTQYWTERIKADTVIPISATENFNIERILQEILDRLPVHPPYYDKEELTDRPERFFASEIIREKIFTNYKKEIPYSTEVAIDQFIEEDKIIRIRALIFVERSSQKGIIIGEKGKALKKVGTEAREALESFFNKKVFLETHVKVEDDWRKNKNKLRKFGYDQ; encoded by the coding sequence ATGACCGAAAAAACACACAAGGCTGGTTTCGTTAATATCATCGGAAAACCCAATGTCGGCAAGTCTACATTAATGAATGCCCTTGTAGGTGAGCGACTTTCAATTATTTCATCCAAAGCGCAAACAACAAGGCATCGGATTTTGGGATTGATGAACGATGAGAATTATCAAATCGTTTTTTCGGATACCCCTGGCATGCTCAAACCAAAATACGAGCTGCACAAGAGTATGATGAGCTTTGTAAACCTTTCTTTGGAGGATGCCGATGTCATTGTTTTTGTGACAGACTTATTCGAAACAGAAGATGAGATCCAAGAAGTTATTGAAAAAATGAATGCTTCAGGAGTACCAATCTTACTAGTGATAAATAAGATTGACCTCTCCAAAGACAATAAACTGGAAGAGACCACCCAATATTGGACAGAAAGAATCAAAGCGGATACTGTCATCCCTATTTCTGCCACCGAAAATTTTAATATCGAAAGGATATTACAGGAAATCCTTGACCGACTTCCAGTTCATCCCCCATATTATGACAAAGAGGAACTAACTGACAGACCTGAGCGTTTCTTCGCTTCCGAAATCATCCGGGAAAAGATTTTCACCAATTACAAGAAGGAAATCCCCTATAGTACCGAGGTGGCTATCGACCAATTTATCGAAGAAGATAAAATCATCAGAATTAGGGCATTGATTTTCGTCGAACGATCTAGTCAGAAAGGCATTATTATTGGCGAAAAGGGAAAAGCACTTAAAAAAGTAGGTACAGAAGCAAGAGAAGCGCTCGAATCCTTCTTCAATAAAAAAGTTTTCCTAGAAACCCACGTCAAGGTGGAAGATGACTGGAGAAAGAATAAAAATAAATTACGAAAATTTGGTTACGACCAATAA
- the der gene encoding ribosome biogenesis GTPase Der: MSNIVAIVGRPNVGKSTFFNRLVEERKAIEDNVSGVTRDRHYGHAQWGGKFFSVIDTGGYVTGSEDVFEAEIRKQVNLALEEASVILFVVDCVDGLTDLDKEFANELRSSKKPIYIVANKADTQERAFMANEFYELGIGHDQVFPIAAVSGSGTGDLLDVLIENFDDEGIEDPDAGIPKIAILGRPNVGKSSFLNALLGTERTIVTDEAGTTRDTINSHYTLFGKNFIISDTAGIRKKSRVKEDIEFYSVMRSLRTLEDSDVIVVMVDATRGLEAQDVNLISLAIKNNKGLMIMVNKWDLIEKDHKTMDKFKENMMEKLGENKWIPIIFTSMLTKQRIFQAIELAVQVYENKTKKISTSKLNDQILPEIERYPPPAWKGKYIKIKYITQLPTKNPVFAFFCNLPQYLKAPYTRYLENRIREHFDFQGVPIKITYKKK; this comes from the coding sequence ATGTCTAACATCGTAGCAATTGTAGGAAGACCCAATGTAGGTAAATCCACCTTTTTCAACCGACTGGTAGAGGAAAGAAAGGCCATTGAAGATAATGTCAGTGGAGTAACCAGAGACCGCCATTATGGCCATGCCCAATGGGGAGGAAAATTCTTCTCAGTCATTGATACTGGTGGGTATGTTACGGGTTCTGAAGATGTATTCGAAGCAGAAATCCGAAAACAAGTTAACCTGGCTTTGGAAGAAGCATCTGTTATACTCTTTGTGGTGGACTGTGTAGATGGCCTTACCGATCTGGACAAGGAGTTTGCTAATGAACTTCGCAGTTCCAAAAAGCCGATCTACATTGTAGCCAACAAAGCTGATACCCAAGAAAGGGCTTTTATGGCCAATGAGTTCTATGAACTGGGCATTGGACATGATCAAGTATTTCCTATTGCAGCTGTAAGTGGAAGCGGAACAGGCGATCTCTTGGATGTATTGATCGAAAACTTTGACGATGAAGGAATCGAAGACCCTGATGCCGGAATCCCTAAAATCGCCATTCTTGGAAGGCCCAATGTAGGGAAATCCTCCTTCCTCAATGCCTTGCTAGGAACCGAAAGAACCATCGTGACCGATGAAGCAGGTACTACCAGAGACACCATCAACTCACACTACACACTTTTCGGAAAAAACTTTATCATCTCTGATACGGCAGGAATCCGTAAAAAATCAAGGGTAAAGGAAGATATAGAGTTTTATTCTGTCATGCGCTCTTTGCGCACATTGGAGGACTCTGATGTAATCGTTGTTATGGTCGATGCCACAAGAGGTTTAGAAGCTCAAGACGTCAACCTAATTTCATTGGCCATCAAAAATAATAAGGGTCTAATGATCATGGTCAATAAATGGGACCTTATCGAAAAAGACCATAAGACCATGGACAAGTTTAAGGAAAATATGATGGAGAAATTGGGTGAAAACAAATGGATCCCGATCATATTTACTTCGATGCTTACCAAGCAGCGGATTTTCCAAGCCATCGAGTTGGCGGTCCAAGTATACGAAAACAAAACCAAGAAGATTTCCACTTCAAAGTTAAACGATCAAATCCTACCGGAGATCGAAAGGTATCCGCCACCAGCATGGAAAGGAAAGTACATCAAGATCAAATATATTACACAATTGCCAACCAAAAATCCGGTGTTTGCTTTCTTCTGCAATCTGCCCCAATACCTGAAAGCTCCTTACACCAGATATCTAGAAAACAGGATAAGAGAACACTTTGATTTTCAAGGAGTTCCGATCAAAATTACTTATAAGAAAAAGTAA
- a CDS encoding SprT-like domain-containing protein, whose product MEKNVKLEILQIFKQQVPENAVQYCWDLWHEDPFHFKISHSRKTKLGDFRYRTDQEIQKITINHDLSIYQFLITYIHEVAHHRTFKKYGLKVKPHGIEWKKTFQQLFAPLLSDLVFPKDILLPLKRHMQNPKASSGADFWLSKELRKYDSFQHKAIYLDEIKIGSQFEIKGRQFKKVQPRRTRVLCEEIPSGRRYLISGHAEVKPI is encoded by the coding sequence ATGGAAAAGAATGTCAAATTGGAAATATTGCAAATCTTCAAGCAGCAGGTTCCTGAAAATGCAGTTCAATACTGTTGGGACTTGTGGCATGAAGATCCTTTTCATTTCAAAATCAGCCATTCCCGAAAAACCAAGCTAGGTGACTTCAGGTACAGGACTGACCAAGAAATCCAAAAGATCACCATAAACCACGACCTGAGCATCTATCAATTTCTTATTACCTATATCCATGAGGTGGCCCACCATCGAACTTTTAAAAAATATGGGCTGAAAGTCAAGCCACATGGAATAGAATGGAAAAAAACTTTCCAGCAATTGTTCGCTCCTCTTTTGTCAGACCTAGTATTCCCAAAGGACATCTTGCTTCCGCTAAAAAGGCACATGCAAAACCCTAAAGCTTCCTCAGGGGCAGACTTTTGGTTGAGCAAGGAACTACGGAAATATGATTCCTTTCAACACAAAGCCATCTATCTTGATGAAATCAAGATTGGAAGTCAATTTGAAATAAAAGGTCGACAGTTTAAAAAAGTACAACCCAGGAGAACAAGGGTATTGTGCGAGGAAATCCCCAGTGGAAGGCGCTACCTAATCTCTGGTCATGCTGAGGTTAAGCCCATCTAA
- a CDS encoding glycine-rich domain-containing protein: MTGLFRDYYSGKNNPYRVLITLIAVFYLLVGKAYSQCNTVIVEGDTYTVTVELEMVEVIINNDQCSTGGGYNYDFKINYNISFSGSNPVLYTLQGYAGCNDHYFPLPLGGGSGTVISGGNAWSNCSVAPTLENLGCNSIDLVIQGRGISYQTINVNCETSSSNDECSDIFYSEDGESILYVFYCDGEFTMPDDFEDAAVLIVAGGGGAGYGESAGGGGAGRMIYNLAMTLVPGNSYQVVVGDGGLGANSDAEAGGKGNDSSFNGLVAEGGGGGGSASSSASVGAGQNGGSGGGGGASSGQHFGGGNGVNGVNGGGDGHRSGGSGNRAGGGGGGAGGSGGGASGHNPGTGGEGTEVAITSGFSGIGLPSVFAAGGGATGRKNNGDLLFSVGGSEIGGNGNISGVGGDGEVYTGSGGGAGTSGGGDGGKGLVMIRLSAMVLPVSWEDVQASYIPSERQVKVNWKVLSIENIAHYEVYRSIGGVDSFELVGSVLPDINGSHAFVDDQLSISGERLYYRVKQVGANGESSFSKTVSVEVPVTINSKNTWRAYPNPAKGNPVKLSLVNSGKFEGEPIELTAYNSLRQTNVLTATSLDELNVKVNQLLSGFGSGLVILEVKWQNKVERIKLLL; the protein is encoded by the coding sequence ATGACAGGTTTATTTCGTGATTATTATTCTGGAAAGAATAATCCTTACAGGGTACTTATTACATTGATTGCTGTTTTCTATTTGTTAGTAGGTAAAGCATATTCCCAGTGCAATACTGTGATTGTTGAAGGGGACACTTATACTGTAACTGTTGAATTAGAAATGGTCGAAGTAATTATCAATAATGATCAGTGTTCTACAGGGGGAGGGTACAATTATGATTTTAAAATTAACTATAACATTTCTTTTTCAGGTTCCAATCCAGTTTTGTACACATTACAAGGGTATGCAGGTTGTAATGATCATTATTTTCCCTTACCTCTTGGTGGAGGAAGTGGAACAGTTATTTCTGGAGGGAATGCGTGGAGTAATTGCAGTGTTGCCCCAACACTTGAAAATTTAGGATGCAATAGTATTGATTTAGTTATTCAAGGTAGGGGTATTTCATATCAAACTATCAACGTAAATTGCGAGACCTCATCCAGTAATGATGAATGCTCAGATATTTTTTATTCTGAAGACGGGGAATCAATTTTATACGTTTTTTATTGTGATGGAGAATTCACTATGCCAGATGATTTTGAAGATGCAGCCGTCCTTATCGTTGCCGGTGGAGGCGGAGCAGGCTACGGAGAAAGTGCTGGAGGAGGAGGTGCTGGACGAATGATTTATAATTTGGCTATGACATTAGTGCCTGGTAATAGCTATCAAGTAGTAGTAGGTGATGGAGGACTAGGTGCAAATAGTGATGCGGAAGCAGGTGGAAAAGGGAATGACTCAAGCTTTAATGGCTTGGTAGCTGAAGGAGGAGGAGGTGGTGGTTCTGCTTCTTCCAGCGCTTCAGTAGGTGCTGGACAAAACGGTGGTAGTGGAGGAGGAGGGGGAGCGTCCAGTGGACAGCACTTTGGTGGAGGGAATGGTGTAAATGGTGTAAATGGTGGAGGTGATGGTCATAGAAGTGGAGGAAGTGGTAATCGTGCAGGCGGTGGTGGAGGCGGTGCAGGTGGCTCTGGAGGAGGGGCAAGTGGGCACAACCCTGGGACTGGAGGTGAAGGAACGGAAGTGGCCATAACTAGTGGGTTTTCAGGGATTGGACTTCCTTCAGTTTTTGCTGCAGGAGGCGGGGCTACAGGGAGAAAAAATAATGGTGACTTACTGTTCTCTGTGGGTGGCTCTGAAATTGGAGGAAATGGTAATATTAGTGGGGTTGGAGGAGATGGTGAGGTATATACTGGATCTGGAGGAGGTGCAGGGACCAGTGGAGGAGGAGATGGAGGCAAGGGATTGGTAATGATTCGTTTGTCAGCCATGGTACTACCTGTTTCTTGGGAAGATGTTCAAGCGAGTTATATTCCAAGTGAACGTCAAGTGAAAGTTAATTGGAAGGTTTTAAGTATTGAAAATATTGCTCACTATGAGGTTTACCGATCTATCGGAGGGGTTGATTCTTTTGAATTAGTGGGTTCTGTTTTGCCAGATATTAATGGCTCGCATGCTTTTGTTGATGACCAGCTCTCTATTTCTGGTGAAAGATTATATTATAGGGTCAAACAAGTTGGTGCAAATGGTGAAAGTAGTTTCAGTAAGACTGTTTCTGTGGAAGTTCCTGTGACCATAAATTCCAAAAATACTTGGCGTGCTTATCCAAATCCAGCAAAAGGCAATCCTGTGAAACTTTCTTTGGTGAACTCTGGTAAGTTCGAAGGCGAACCAATTGAGCTGACTGCTTATAATTCTTTGAGGCAAACCAATGTGCTTACTGCAACCTCGTTAGATGAGTTAAATGTCAAGGTAAATCAGCTTTTAAGTGGTTTTGGTTCTGGACTTGTTATCCTGGAGGTTAAATGGCAAAATAAAGTCGAAAGGATTAAGCTGTTGTTATAA
- a CDS encoding glycine-rich domain-containing protein: MRAIKLPVYAVVFYKMLISVCWGQCVNPPLPPVPDADEVTGSYTYTVEFTCPGDWSFTMPSLPCYDGHVDAVILVVGAGGGGGRGDILSPSAGGGGGGQVIESSAVLNPGITFAVKVGAGGVGGSSGNADGGNGGSSSFGFISAAGGKGGEGGLAGSGGESGAGFSGGSGEDNDYDAGGGGGGAHGEGVNGIFYYLLDFIPTAIGGNGGGGYSPPLSGGLFGAGGGGMGLVPGNGGSTGLGGNASPFIFIEASSGAANTGSGGGAGYAARAGDGADGYVRLSFTLSVLPVQWDEFKVTYSNTDRKATLHWSTSKEWESSHFEVERSENGVSSFVKLYEVPAVGWSDKPSEYKVEDHKLPLFGQRLYYRVKEVGLDGSFSCSQTVALNIPDLPEQKGAWKVYPNPGMAKDIRIGLLDGDVYTGGEINIRIINSLNMSEQFTAGGVWELNDKLAEILLAYQSGLVLTEIEWEGKVEYLKVILN; encoded by the coding sequence TTGAGAGCAATTAAACTGCCGGTATATGCGGTTGTTTTCTATAAAATGCTTATCAGCGTTTGCTGGGGCCAGTGCGTGAATCCTCCACTTCCTCCAGTTCCAGATGCTGATGAGGTGACTGGAAGTTATACCTATACGGTGGAGTTTACTTGTCCAGGTGATTGGAGTTTTACCATGCCAAGTTTACCATGCTATGATGGCCACGTGGATGCAGTGATTTTGGTGGTAGGGGCCGGAGGAGGAGGAGGTAGAGGAGATATTCTTAGTCCAAGTGCTGGCGGTGGTGGCGGAGGTCAAGTTATAGAAAGTAGTGCGGTGTTAAATCCCGGAATTACTTTTGCCGTCAAAGTGGGTGCTGGCGGAGTTGGTGGATCTTCTGGAAATGCCGATGGTGGAAATGGCGGAAGTTCAAGCTTTGGTTTTATTTCGGCAGCAGGAGGTAAGGGAGGCGAAGGAGGTTTGGCAGGGTCAGGAGGGGAAAGTGGGGCAGGTTTTTCTGGTGGAAGCGGTGAAGATAACGATTATGACGCTGGAGGAGGTGGAGGTGGTGCTCATGGGGAGGGCGTGAATGGTATATTCTATTATTTACTAGATTTTATTCCAACTGCAATTGGAGGGAATGGAGGAGGTGGGTATAGTCCTCCATTATCCGGAGGTCTTTTTGGTGCTGGAGGAGGAGGTATGGGCTTGGTTCCTGGTAATGGTGGTTCTACAGGTTTAGGAGGCAATGCAAGTCCATTTATATTTATAGAAGCCTCTTCCGGTGCCGCCAATACTGGATCAGGTGGTGGGGCTGGCTATGCAGCTAGGGCTGGAGATGGCGCTGATGGTTATGTTCGCTTATCATTTACTTTGTCCGTTTTACCTGTTCAGTGGGATGAATTCAAGGTTACGTATTCTAACACTGATAGGAAAGCTACATTACACTGGAGTACTTCAAAGGAATGGGAGAGTAGTCATTTTGAAGTGGAACGTTCTGAGAATGGTGTGTCCAGTTTCGTGAAATTATATGAAGTACCTGCGGTGGGATGGTCAGATAAACCATCTGAGTATAAGGTTGAGGATCATAAGCTTCCTCTTTTTGGCCAAAGGCTGTATTATAGAGTGAAGGAGGTAGGCCTGGATGGTAGTTTTTCTTGTAGTCAAACGGTCGCTTTGAATATTCCTGATTTACCAGAGCAGAAGGGGGCATGGAAAGTTTATCCCAATCCAGGTATGGCCAAAGATATTCGAATTGGTCTCTTGGATGGAGATGTCTATACCGGAGGTGAGATCAACATTAGAATTATTAACAGCTTGAATATGTCTGAGCAATTTACGGCTGGGGGAGTTTGGGAGTTAAATGACAAATTAGCCGAAATACTTTTAGCGTACCAAAGTGGTTTAGTGCTTACAGAAATCGAATGGGAAGGAAAAGTAGAATATCTAAAAGTGATATTGAATTAA